Proteins from a genomic interval of Acidobacteriota bacterium:
- a CDS encoding glycosyltransferase family 2 protein gives MIEIVLLTLFFGSALVVAYVYAGYPLLIFLMARLRPHPVSRVDVTPSVTIIIPVFNEENVVERKIRNCHDLDYPRDRLEVLFVSDGSTDSTEEIIRRHDQNGVRLLSLPRSGKAGALNSGVAAAESEIIIFTDANVELRPDAVRLLVRAFADDAVGGVSGKKKYIVRSGTDTTEQGENLYWRWDQWQKELESTIGSMFAADGSLYAVRKSLYVPIADPAQADDIAISTRVVLQGFRLIFDPEAVALEEAPAEGSNEFRRKIRVTNHSVLALLKLGSALWTSGFYSVELLSHKLIRHFVPFFLVLLLLSTAMLSIAGPWFLVLLLFQITFYGLAIAGALLRKTRGGEWKVFSIPYYFCLVNAAAFLGVLSIARGRRVREWSPRGT, from the coding sequence GTGATCGAGATCGTTCTGCTGACGCTCTTTTTCGGATCGGCCCTGGTCGTCGCCTACGTGTACGCCGGCTATCCCCTGTTGATCTTTCTGATGGCACGGCTGCGACCACATCCGGTGTCGCGTGTTGACGTCACTCCGTCGGTGACGATCATCATTCCGGTATTCAACGAAGAGAATGTGGTCGAGCGGAAGATTCGGAACTGCCACGATCTGGACTATCCACGGGATCGCCTCGAAGTGCTGTTCGTCTCGGACGGCTCGACGGATTCGACCGAGGAGATCATCCGTCGTCATGATCAGAATGGTGTCCGACTTCTTTCGCTTCCTCGAAGCGGGAAGGCGGGTGCCCTGAACAGCGGTGTCGCGGCAGCAGAGAGCGAAATTATCATCTTCACCGACGCCAATGTCGAGCTGCGTCCCGATGCGGTGAGGTTGCTCGTGCGAGCGTTTGCGGACGATGCGGTCGGAGGCGTTTCGGGAAAGAAGAAATACATCGTCCGGTCGGGGACAGACACGACCGAGCAGGGAGAAAATCTCTACTGGCGCTGGGATCAGTGGCAGAAGGAGCTGGAGAGCACGATCGGAAGCATGTTTGCGGCCGACGGCAGTCTTTATGCCGTCAGGAAAAGCCTCTACGTACCGATTGCCGATCCGGCCCAGGCGGACGACATCGCCATCTCCACGCGAGTCGTTCTGCAGGGCTTCCGGCTCATCTTCGATCCCGAGGCGGTGGCATTGGAGGAGGCACCCGCCGAGGGTAGTAATGAATTTCGCCGCAAAATCCGGGTGACCAATCACAGCGTCCTGGCTCTGCTGAAGCTCGGGAGCGCGCTCTGGACGTCGGGCTTCTACTCGGTGGAGCTGCTCTCACACAAGCTGATTCGTCACTTCGTACCATTCTTTCTGGTGCTTCTATTGCTTTCCACCGCGATGTTGTCGATCGCGGGTCCCTGGTTTCTGGTCCTGTTGCTGTTCCAGATCACCTTCTATGGGCTCGCAATTGCGGGTGCGCTTCTCAGGAAGACTCGAGGTGGAGAATGGAAGGTTTTCTCGATTCCTTATTACTTCTGTCTCGTGAATGCAGCGGCGTTTCTCGGCGTCCTTTCGATCGCAAGAGGGAGACGCGTGCGAGAATGGTCGCCACGAGGCACCTGA
- a CDS encoding phosphotransferase, whose amino-acid sequence MRVVETGRIVFPADAKAAREFAKRNLTSIHSRGRRLAAIGGNITLKGESREIAHSSPLSLIADESDIPDLADATLPPEDTEWLLLRDYEGGERARSTIFTFRDGRLSSVVKLRKRSSAGVPLANEARVLGRLQSSDDAVASKIPRVVEYGESGEHEILVLSPLEGQPLWISMQRSLRPLRSHRKHLVRAGAWLGRLHRETVGTSRGTLSDATEEAMALEKPPTERGVVVHGDLWARNLLFGNDGELSGVVDWERASLSGPLWHDLFTLPLLFAMNAPSWFPENPLDRFENAFARDSRASSVVGTYLEAYIREAGIDRALLRPMFEAFLAGGEKDAGKEEHGWRSQMPWTAMQARFRAAVRTVFSG is encoded by the coding sequence ATGAGAGTCGTGGAGACCGGACGGATAGTCTTCCCCGCCGATGCGAAAGCTGCGAGGGAGTTCGCGAAGCGAAATCTGACGTCGATTCACTCTCGCGGACGTCGTCTTGCGGCGATCGGGGGCAACATCACGCTGAAGGGAGAGTCGAGGGAGATCGCTCATTCTTCGCCGCTCTCGCTGATCGCAGACGAGTCGGACATTCCGGATCTCGCCGATGCAACGCTTCCCCCTGAGGATACGGAATGGCTTCTTCTGCGCGACTACGAGGGAGGTGAACGTGCCCGGAGCACGATTTTCACATTCCGGGATGGTCGTCTGTCGAGCGTCGTGAAGCTCCGGAAGCGCTCCTCCGCTGGCGTTCCTCTCGCCAACGAAGCACGCGTGCTCGGGCGGCTGCAGAGCTCGGACGATGCTGTCGCGTCGAAGATTCCTCGAGTGGTCGAGTACGGCGAATCGGGCGAGCACGAGATCCTGGTACTCTCCCCGCTCGAAGGCCAGCCTCTCTGGATCTCCATGCAACGATCCCTGCGGCCGTTGCGGTCGCATCGGAAACATCTGGTCCGAGCTGGAGCGTGGCTCGGTCGGTTGCACCGCGAGACGGTCGGAACATCTCGAGGAACCCTTTCGGATGCGACGGAAGAGGCGATGGCGCTCGAGAAACCGCCCACCGAGCGGGGGGTCGTCGTTCACGGTGATCTCTGGGCCAGAAACCTTCTTTTTGGCAATGACGGCGAGCTCTCCGGGGTCGTCGACTGGGAGCGGGCCTCGCTCAGCGGTCCCCTCTGGCACGATCTCTTCACGCTGCCGCTGCTCTTCGCGATGAACGCCCCCTCATGGTTCCCGGAAAACCCGCTGGATCGATTCGAGAATGCGTTTGCTCGCGACTCGAGGGCTTCGTCGGTGGTCGGAACGTATCTGGAGGCGTACATCCGAGAGGCGGGTATCGACCGCGCACTGCTTCGGCCGATGTTCGAGGCATTTCTCGCGGGGGGAGAGAAAGATGCCGGAAAGGAGGAGCACGGATGGCGCAGCCAAATGCCATGGACGGCGATGCAGGCGCGGTTCCGCGCGGCGGTCCGTACCGTCTTCTCTGGCTGA
- a CDS encoding glycosyltransferase family 4 protein: MKIVVIEPAGKGGMIHYSWQLCRAMHELGASVTLLTDRHYELEALEHPFTLKRSLHLWDPKPARERHSLLVRRLRRVVRAVIHYREWLRIFLIIRRLRPDVVQLGDIRFAMDLLPVRMLRRQAPLLADICHNINPFSGGAGSTGTFEISRFERSFYSRTYRQFDAIFVHYDVNADEFSRTFPASAESVVRIVHGNERIFHDLASPESTPERLREELALHPTQRVVLFFGTLSLYKGLDLLLEAFAKVKARTEGAILVLAGYPTASFDTDAYLEEANRRGLKEHLRVVARYVASEDVRAWMDLADVAVFPYRSIYQSGALQLAQTFGVPIVATRVGAMPEVIRDGETGLLVEPDEPDSLSDAITALLNDDDLARRLGSAARKEAKERFSWSNVARTILQTYEDLMERRRS, translated from the coding sequence ATGAAAATCGTGGTGATCGAGCCTGCTGGGAAAGGGGGGATGATTCATTACTCCTGGCAGCTCTGCCGGGCGATGCACGAGCTGGGCGCATCGGTCACCCTCCTCACGGATCGCCACTACGAGCTCGAAGCCCTCGAGCACCCGTTCACCCTGAAGCGATCTCTCCATCTGTGGGATCCGAAACCCGCTCGGGAACGCCACTCACTGCTAGTCCGTCGTCTCCGGCGTGTCGTTCGTGCGGTGATCCATTATCGGGAGTGGCTGCGGATCTTTCTCATCATCCGCCGCCTTCGCCCCGACGTCGTTCAGCTCGGCGACATCCGGTTCGCAATGGATCTCCTGCCGGTCCGGATGCTCCGGAGGCAGGCGCCGTTGCTCGCGGACATCTGCCACAATATCAATCCCTTCTCCGGAGGCGCCGGCTCGACCGGAACGTTCGAGATCTCCCGTTTCGAGCGGTCGTTCTACTCCAGAACGTATCGGCAGTTCGACGCGATCTTCGTTCACTATGACGTCAACGCCGACGAGTTTTCCCGCACGTTTCCCGCGAGCGCCGAGAGCGTCGTACGAATCGTTCATGGCAATGAACGGATTTTTCACGACCTGGCCTCCCCCGAGTCGACCCCGGAACGCCTTCGGGAAGAGCTCGCACTCCACCCCACGCAGCGCGTCGTCCTCTTCTTCGGCACTCTTTCTCTATACAAAGGACTCGACCTTCTCCTCGAGGCATTCGCGAAGGTGAAGGCTCGAACGGAGGGTGCGATCCTCGTTCTCGCGGGTTATCCGACGGCGAGTTTCGATACCGATGCCTACCTCGAAGAGGCAAACCGGCGCGGATTGAAAGAGCATCTTCGAGTCGTCGCGCGGTACGTCGCGTCCGAGGATGTTCGAGCATGGATGGACCTGGCGGACGTTGCGGTCTTCCCCTATCGCTCCATCTATCAGAGCGGTGCGCTGCAACTCGCTCAGACGTTCGGCGTGCCGATCGTGGCGACACGCGTCGGTGCTATGCCCGAGGTCATCCGGGACGGGGAAACCGGCCTTCTGGTAGAACCGGACGAGCCGGATTCCTTGTCGGACGCGATCACGGCTCTGCTCAATGACGACGATCTGGCGCGAAGGCTCGGCTCGGCAGCGCGAAAGGAAGCGAAAGAACGGTTTTCCTGGTCGAACGTGGCACGAACGATCCTCCAGACTTACGAAGACCTGATGGAGCGGAGACGATCGTGA
- a CDS encoding lipopolysaccharide biosynthesis protein, whose amino-acid sequence MRTAVTLRAALWAFASTAGTRIISLLSLAVLARLLAPTDFGLLAFALVYITYAETIGDLGTTVALIYWPERRDDAAQVTFVINIVMGMLWCGGTIALAPLIADFFNSPEAEAIIRVLALAFLVKFAGNTHDALAQKDLRFKARMIPELGLTSTKAVISIVLAFAGLGAWSLVWGHLAGLTVWTIGAWMIVPWRPTLGFPRDLLLPMLRYGRGIIGVNVIAAVVHHSDLLIVGRMIGARALGLYQIAYKIPEASVSVILWVASKVLFPAFSKMQHSGEGLRHAYLKALRYVSFVTVPMAAGLFVSAGPLVTVFFGAKWADAVPLLQWLAIYAGLRSLGTHAGDVLKATGRSGLLAVLGLVKAAILLPALILAGSSGVEEVAMTMALVTAGTATLNLVVVKRLLGFRWEELLRSLRTSLAGGLALVSTGLLLLRFIGQPSPVITLLLLIVLCGAAYGIVTWLVDRYLFTELIAALPLKRNRSTETDVREGEQG is encoded by the coding sequence TGCCGGCACGAGGATCATCTCGCTGCTGAGTCTCGCGGTTCTCGCCAGACTCCTCGCTCCGACTGACTTCGGGCTGCTCGCATTCGCGCTGGTCTACATCACGTACGCCGAGACCATCGGCGATCTCGGGACCACGGTGGCGCTGATCTACTGGCCGGAGCGGCGCGATGACGCCGCGCAGGTCACCTTCGTGATCAACATCGTGATGGGAATGCTGTGGTGTGGCGGTACGATCGCCCTCGCCCCTCTCATTGCCGACTTTTTCAATAGTCCGGAGGCGGAAGCGATCATTCGCGTGCTCGCGCTGGCCTTTCTGGTGAAGTTCGCGGGCAATACGCACGACGCTCTCGCCCAGAAAGACCTTCGTTTCAAGGCTCGCATGATTCCCGAGCTCGGCCTCACGTCGACCAAAGCGGTGATCTCGATCGTCCTCGCGTTTGCAGGTCTGGGGGCCTGGAGTCTCGTCTGGGGACACCTCGCCGGGCTGACCGTGTGGACCATCGGAGCGTGGATGATCGTTCCATGGCGGCCGACGCTCGGCTTCCCTCGCGATCTTCTCCTCCCGATGCTGCGATACGGGAGGGGAATCATCGGGGTGAATGTCATCGCGGCAGTCGTTCATCACTCGGACCTCCTGATCGTGGGCCGGATGATCGGCGCCCGCGCCCTCGGTCTCTACCAGATCGCCTACAAAATCCCCGAGGCTTCGGTCAGCGTGATTCTGTGGGTCGCGAGCAAGGTGCTTTTCCCGGCGTTTTCGAAAATGCAGCACTCCGGTGAAGGACTGCGTCACGCCTATCTGAAAGCGTTGCGTTACGTGTCGTTCGTGACGGTTCCGATGGCGGCCGGACTATTCGTCTCCGCCGGGCCTCTCGTCACGGTCTTCTTTGGTGCGAAGTGGGCAGACGCTGTACCGCTCCTGCAGTGGCTCGCGATTTACGCCGGACTTCGATCGCTCGGAACTCATGCGGGCGACGTCCTGAAGGCTACGGGCCGGTCAGGCTTGCTCGCGGTTCTGGGTCTCGTCAAGGCCGCAATTCTGCTCCCTGCGCTGATTCTCGCGGGCTCTTCAGGAGTCGAAGAAGTCGCAATGACCATGGCACTGGTAACCGCAGGCACCGCGACGCTCAACCTCGTGGTGGTGAAGCGGCTGCTCGGGTTCCGATGGGAGGAGCTGCTCCGATCGCTGCGAACGTCTCTTGCCGGCGGTCTCGCGCTGGTCTCCACCGGCCTCCTGCTTCTTCGATTCATCGGGCAACCGAGCCCGGTCATCACCCTCCTCCTGCTCATCGTTCTGTGCGGCGCGGCATACGGGATCGTCACATGGCTCGTCGACAGATATCTCTTCACCGAGCTGATCGCGGCGCTTCCGCTGAAGCGAAACCGATCAACGGAGACCGATGTCCGCGAAGGGGAGCAGGGATGA
- a CDS encoding glycosyltransferase family 4 protein — translation MAQPNAMDGDAGAVPRGGPYRLLWLIDSLTMGGAEALVLPFARAARKRAVELTICARTTIGGNPLEQELRSASVNVVNLDARNLRDAGAMRRLSRLVRNLRPELIHAHLAYAAIWGSLIARRHRVPFVASLHIPPSHAGGLRESIRQRLMVFLLNRFSARVVVVSHALGHEWERSTSLDGSKIAIVHNGIDLEPGPMETDGSIRQELGIGSQASVIATVAVLRRDKGIDTLLRAAREVLDRRGDCILVVVGDGPMSDEWKRMANDLGISRSVRWTGFRRDVAAILAEADLFVLPTLRDAFPTVLLEAFAAGVPVIASEVGGVPEIVEDERTGLLVPPGDEKALADAIDRALGDSSWRDRTAEAARTKVERDFSIDAWFNRLENLYSAVLRESSGRHEGDR, via the coding sequence ATGGCGCAGCCAAATGCCATGGACGGCGATGCAGGCGCGGTTCCGCGCGGCGGTCCGTACCGTCTTCTCTGGCTGATCGATTCGCTGACGATGGGAGGAGCGGAGGCCCTCGTCCTTCCATTCGCGAGAGCTGCCCGGAAACGGGCAGTCGAGCTCACGATCTGTGCGCGTACGACGATCGGCGGGAATCCGCTCGAGCAGGAGCTGCGCTCGGCGTCGGTCAACGTCGTGAATCTCGACGCGCGGAACCTCCGCGACGCAGGGGCGATGCGACGTCTGTCGCGCCTCGTCCGCAATCTCCGGCCGGAGCTCATTCATGCGCATCTCGCCTATGCCGCGATCTGGGGATCGCTCATCGCTCGGCGCCATCGCGTCCCTTTCGTCGCCTCGCTGCACATCCCACCCTCCCACGCCGGCGGACTCCGCGAATCCATTCGGCAGCGTCTGATGGTCTTCCTCCTCAACCGGTTCTCCGCCAGAGTTGTCGTCGTTTCCCATGCCCTCGGCCACGAATGGGAGAGGAGCACGTCGCTCGACGGCTCGAAAATCGCCATCGTTCACAACGGCATCGATCTCGAGCCGGGCCCCATGGAAACTGACGGTTCGATCCGGCAGGAGCTCGGAATCGGGAGCCAGGCCTCGGTGATCGCGACCGTGGCGGTGCTGCGCCGCGACAAGGGGATCGACACTCTGCTTCGCGCGGCACGAGAGGTGCTCGATCGACGAGGCGATTGCATTCTGGTCGTCGTCGGAGACGGTCCGATGTCCGACGAGTGGAAGAGAATGGCAAACGATCTGGGGATTAGCCGATCGGTCCGCTGGACGGGGTTCCGCCGCGATGTCGCCGCAATTCTCGCCGAAGCGGATCTTTTCGTTCTGCCGACACTACGGGACGCGTTTCCGACGGTTCTCCTCGAAGCCTTCGCTGCCGGTGTGCCCGTCATCGCGAGTGAGGTCGGTGGGGTCCCGGAGATCGTCGAGGATGAACGGACCGGACTGCTCGTACCTCCGGGCGATGAGAAAGCTCTCGCTGACGCAATCGACCGAGCTCTCGGGGACTCATCATGGAGAGACCGGACCGCAGAGGCTGCCCGTACGAAAGTCGAACGGGATTTTTCAATCGATGCGTGGTTCAATCGACTCGAGAACCTCTACTCCGCCGTTCTTCGTGAATCGAGCGGAAGGCACGAGGGAGATCGATGA